In 'Nostoc azollae' 0708, the following are encoded in one genomic region:
- a CDS encoding late competence development ComFB family protein translates to MPSYRPSFKSSNQTPKQTNFTQNSRNVMEMLVAEEVEKQIESLPVKTASFIKSSEVAAYALNRLPSLYATSQKGWQKQWHHGKTELCQKITMAVGQGIVAVQRDPLRVNDPLRFQGDNKAMEALDKLKSVLQREDLSWENVTDVVEQTLINTSRGRITWRRVSTSDNDTFDWEKHRL, encoded by the coding sequence ATGCCAAGCTATCGACCATCTTTTAAGTCTTCCAATCAGACTCCCAAACAAACTAACTTTACACAAAATTCTCGCAATGTGATGGAAATGCTAGTGGCAGAGGAAGTTGAAAAACAAATTGAATCCTTGCCCGTAAAGACAGCTAGTTTTATTAAATCATCAGAAGTAGCTGCTTATGCTTTAAATCGCTTACCCAGTTTATATGCAACCAGTCAAAAAGGGTGGCAGAAACAATGGCATCATGGAAAAACAGAGTTATGTCAAAAAATTACAATGGCCGTGGGTCAAGGAATAGTCGCGGTACAGAGAGACCCTTTGCGGGTTAATGATCCTCTTAGGTTCCAGGGAGACAATAAAGCTATGGAGGCTTTGGACAAACTTAAATCTGTCCTGCAACGTGAAGACCTTTCATGGGAGAATGTAACTGATGTAGTTGAGCAAACATTGATCAATACATCAAGAGGCAGAATCACCTGGCGTAGAGTTAGTACTTCAGACAACGACACATTTGACTGGGAAAAACATCGGCTTTAA